The genome window TCGATGTCAAGCCTCATAATCTTTCCAAGAACTGATTTCTTGTTTTGGGCAAAATTGTAAGGATCACCAGACCCTCCACCATCCCCCATCATAAAGTACAAATACCCATCTGGTCCAAAGAGAATTTGTCCTCCATGATGAGATGTAAATGGAAGGCCCATAGTAAATATCCTTCTCACTTCGGATGGTTTGGCAACTGTTGCCTGGAAAAAAGATCAAGATTTAATGAGAATCATGAATTTAACATATCAACCACAAAATTTTCTGTGTCCATAGGTGTGTACCAAGGAAGCCTGCAATGCGGTACCATTCGTGGTGAACTCTGCGATAATACTATGATATTGGCATGGACTGGCATTGTTATCAGGCTGTAGCTTTGAAGGATCACAGTTCGCTTCAGAATTACATGAACATCTTCCTGAACATCTTGGCCACTTAATCTTATCACAATTGAATGAAGCAAAGAAGCGGCCATTCTGCACAAAATTTGGATGAAACGCCATGCCCATCATTCCAAATTCAGCATCAAAATGAACTTCATCAGTTAGATCTAGAAAGGGATTGGCTTCATCAAGTTCCAGTTCTCCTCCTGCTCCCTCTTTGGGTATAGTTGCCAACCAAATCTTACCAGGTTGGTCAGAGAAGAAGGCACGGTTGGACCCATCAGGATGGGCAACCATATTGATGTAAGATCCATTTCCAATTTTCTCTAGGCACAATCCATTTGGAGGGGTTGGAGTGCCAGTGTTATTCAGTACAACTGGTCCACCATCAAAGCATAGTGATCCATTAATAGAAGCTCCACCAAATGCATTACAGAAATCAGTTTTTGACTGCCAGAGTTCAATCAGTTTGGTAAAATTGGAACCAGCTGTTACTCCAGATTGACCTTGCAGTGAGGTTGCAAAGGGAGAATTCAATATAGATACATTTTGACACGTATCCCATACTTCTGAGCAGAAGCCATTCAATGCCGAGCTAGACTGAGATGTATTCAGTGGAAAAGTAGAGTTGCAAAGCACAGGAACAGGTTGGGATATGGAATCACCTCTAAATAGTTGTGCTGAGAATTGGTCACACCTCtgtaaatcatattaaatataaaaatcaacaTTTGGCTGAACGTTCTTCAGTGGATGAACCAACAGAAGTACCAACAAAGCTGAAACTATGGACTTAGATTAGTTAGCATGTTCCACTACTCTTTTCCTTCTACTCTATCATGAAAGCATAGGAATACACAACATTTGTACCATATACCATACTTCCGAGATAAGAGCACATTCACCAAAAACACATTAAAAAACAGgtgaaaaaaaaacagagatgAATAGAAAATACTCCATGGCTGGTAGTTAGGTGCATCATATATTTTGGAAGCTTGTAAAGAAGCATGAGTTCACAAACCAAGCAATTTATATCTATTTGAGGTGCCTTCTGTCTATATGTCGGATAATACCGCTTTAATTTCCAGAAGCAAAAACTAAAATAGACTACCAGTTTAATCACGTATTACATGGATAGTGCACAAACTCATTTGAAGCTGCATTTCATTACTGAAAAGTGGcacaaaaaaatcaactttgaaTCATTGTGGAAAGATTCCAACTCTTTTTTGACACATCTTATGGTGCAtaattgttatttattcataaaGCATGCATCTAAATTGCAGAAAATCTTCCAATAACTACAATAATAAAAGTTAAGAAGATGGATGCATTATATCTTCCAGTCACTCTTCCCCTCAACCACACCCGTCCCTTCCCCCAAATATATGACAACAATGTCCCAAGTTGTAAAAATTGTTCAGCAAGCAATAACTTTGAAGTCCTCTGGAGGGTACCACAAAGCAAGTATGAAGAAAGTAATTTGTGTCAAAGTAAACAATGAACAGAAAATCCTCTACCTACTGTAACCATCCATTGACGCTTTATCAAATATGACCTTCAGCCTATGAATCTATGGAGTAATAAAAAAAAGCATTAGAATTACATAGTTTTATGGAATATTCAGAATAAGGTCAGTAAATTAGGATGTAAGATGGAATGTCAATGTTCAATACAACACGTAAATTACTTCCTAAATACCAATTATATATAGTATTACCGCACAAAGGATTGATTTCAGAAGAGAAGCACAGCCTTGATGAGAGATGTTCATTGCTTGAAATTGCTTCCTCAATTGCAAGTCTTCAGTAGAGTTGCAGCATACACTTCCATTGTAAGGACAAAAGTTCAAGGGGGTCTTCAGGGTAAAAGGTGCTCCTATaaccaagaagaaaaaaaaaaacttaaggaaACAGGTAGATAATTGCTAATAAAGCACATTAGTGATTGATGAAAACTGCACAGAACTGACAAGGAAAAAACAAGACAGTGAAAGATCAAAACGCACTTGAATCAGTACATAAAGGATGTGATAGTGAAGGATCAAGAAGAAGTAGCAAGGTACAGAAGAGGAGGGTAATGGTAAGAACCCCACCCATCATACCAACCAGACAGGAAAAAACAAATGCTCACAAACACCCCCTCCGCAAGGGTCTTAAAAGAAGCCCAGATACCTctccattttttgttttatcagATCGACTGCAAGAcacataaaaattttatttacagaCACAAAACTCTCTGGGTTTTGAACATTCTACCCATTACCAACCCCTTCTGTATCTCCCTACAGTGTTGGTTCTTGTTCATATCAATCTCAGCCTCCAAAAAAGGAGAATTGTATCTTAACTCTCTTTGCCTCTCTGTCTCTCAAGCATTTGacttttttctcaactccatgGGTTGAAAATCACCAACAACTTTAAGATTGAGGTATCAACTTGGCAATTTAAATAGTTGACTTTCATCGTAATTTTAAAACCCACTAATAAAGGTGGGCGAGAAAGAAACCGGTTGTTCCTCTCAAAAACCAGGCTGGATGGAGCTTGGTTGGTTGGTTCAAACTTCAAACATCAATATATCTTGCGTCCCAcatgattcatttttttaaaaaattgaccCAAATCAAAGCCAAATGGGAACAAGAGTTTCAAATGAACAGAACCCACTTGGAATTATTATCAGAAAAGATAAAAGTCGTCTGACTGGTGAGGCACAAATTTCAGAAGATAAAAACGAAAGAAATGACGAAGGATATggatatttaattcaaatatagaGTTCTTGTGGATTAGTATCAGGTTCGCATGTCCTTATCATGAATGCCAGTCACTGTCGTTGCCATAAAACATTAAAATGACAAATGGGTCAAACCATACTCACATGCTCTAGTTGAAGGAGAAGCTCTGACTGCTGTTAAGTTTCGTAGCTTGTATATACCATATATactttttgaaattgttttttgatagaGTGAAAACGGTGTGGTCTCGTAATCAGATAAAGATTACCAAGAGGTGATGCATGTGAGGATTGCTATGGAGATCAAATGAAACAATGGAAAGATAGAATTTACATGGTCAGGTAATAGATGAGGAAGGGAAGAGGGCCGGCCTCAATGTAATGTGAAAGGGAGGGGATATCAGTTGGTGGAGAGTCTGGAGACACCTAGAGAGGAGTTGACCCATTTGAATCTACTCCCGAGGTGAAATAAAGAAAGTCGGGGTTTTAGGGTGATGTTTTCACACTTTTTCCTGCCTGACATTTGACTTATTCTATGTATAAACTTGGACTTCACATGTTGGAGTCCGTCCATTTGCTGTGGCTTTTGAAGTCTGTCCATTTGCCTAAATTTATAACCATTTAAGATTTGACCAGTAGCAGAATCGACTAAAATGGAAATAGGGCACTAGAAATGGAGCAGAAGAATATACTTTCGTTGGCATTTTCAACTGAAAAGCTGCATAGTCCACTATGATGAAAACATATATTCATCATTCTTCGGAAttagatgaaagaaaaatctctTCAGAGACTTTCCATAACAATGAAGCAATTCAGAGCAGAGAAAAAAGAGGGAATGGTAAAAATTCTAGTAATTTTAGTGTGATTAATTCCCAGCTCTCTTCTCGTTGACTAGAGAAAATTAGCCCAAAGTTACACCATTTCAAGAATGAGGTTCAAAAAGTTGCTAAACGGATTTACTAATTTACTACTTAATACAAGGGAGTTTCCAGGAAGACACAGCCAAAGGTCGTCAAGGCTACTGACAATGAAGCATTTCTTCTCTCAAAGGGGCCAACGTCCTCTACAATAAGCCTGTACACATTTGTTTGCTTTCATAGCATGTCTGTCATCTTGTGTCAGATACAGCTCTCTGGTTACAATCAGCTCAACTGTCAAGTGCACCAAGCGCTTTCATGTCTTCCAGGAAGGCCATGTATGAGTCGTCAATGCTCTGTGGCCTTGCTGCGGCTGCTGATGGGTTTACCAACTCTGGCTTCACAACAGAAGGAGCTGCTTGCCCGGGCACTGCTGAAATGGTTGAAACGGATGGTTTTGGTTTTGCTTTTGGAGCAGCAATCTCTCTCCTCACACGTACAGATGCAGGAACCTGAAAACCAGACAACAGAAAAGGCTAATATTAGCAAGAGCAGACATGGGCATAAGCATCTAAATATAATGAAGATATCTAATTTCAGTTTCAGACAGAGTGAGAGGAAAATGGTAAATACATGCTCTATAAAATGCAGCACCAAACAGCAGATGTACACTTATAAaccaacaaaatatataattatatctGTAGCATAAAATGAAGCATACGAGAAAACAGAGCTCACCATAGCTGTAAGCTCCGGAGTGTGCTGAGCTAGTGGCCTCTTAACAACAGTTGATGCAGCTGATTTGACATATGATGGCTTCTGTGGCATCGGTGGTCTAATTGCAGCATAATCATCTTCTTGTAAGGTGGGAACAGCACCAGGTGGAAGTGGTGGTCTCATCATTGGGGGAGGTCCAAAAGGTGGCCTTGGAATTAGAGGGACCATGATTCCAGGGGGAGCAGCTTGGCTGGGAAGTCCAGGAGGTGGAGGTGGGGGTGGAGGGAAACGTGAAATTCCAGGGGATAATACatcaggctgcaaagttgggaTCAGGCCAGGTCTAGGCACCGGAGGCTGTTGCcgtggaggaggaggaggaggagggacCATAGGGATCTCCTTGGTGCCTGAAGGATTATTGATGTCAGATTCAGGTAGTGTGCCTTCAGTCTGATTGCTTACCAACTTCAGCGGCAGGCCAGGTGGTGGGGGAGGTGGAGGGAGCACTGTTGGGACCtacatgagagagagagaaagagagagagaagttaTTGCTATTTTTTTAGGCAGTAATTTGTAATGTCTTATGTTTTGGGGTCTGGACCAGACAAgcaaatacatattttttccTCACAAAGGCAACCAATTATACTCATTTAATTTCTTACAAGTACTTGCATGTGTCATCCCATCTGATCCAAGGAATTCTTCTTTTACAATCCAACTCTTTAAACCAGAACATTTATCATGTTCACTATTAATATCATCCTGAGAAAGGGAATGATGAATAGCTTACCTGAACTGGCTCCTTGGAGGTTTGATCATCAGATGTTGCAGATTGAGTCTTCTCCCCTTCCATCCTGCCAATACCAGGTGGAGGTGGCTGAGAAGACTGTTGGATGAGTGGAGGCGGAGGAAGTGAAGGGTGAGTTGTGACCTGTTCTTTAGGTGGGGGACCAGGAGGTGGAGGTGGCAAAGGTGGTG of Vitis vinifera cultivar Pinot Noir 40024 chromosome 17, ASM3070453v1 contains these proteins:
- the LOC100251842 gene encoding protein EARLY FLOWERING 5; translation: MKTKGGKVMNPTDAYRKELRKKELKRNKKERKKVREVGILKKDPETLREQIDKLEMMKADGALDKARKHKKRQLEDTLNLVLKKRKEYEEKLKEKGEAPVMFSHLGPPRRRTTAEEEERVKHPKPEDSVYYHPTLNPTGAPPPGKPPMFKSSIGPRIPLSAASSSGAASSSMTDSEDADLVVPPPPPPPPPLPDTGHLEPGDSSVMPASLPLPPPPPMPPKPAMADLGALPPPPLPPPPPGPPPKEQVTTHPSLPPPPLIQQSSQPPPPGIGRMEGEKTQSATSDDQTSKEPVQVPTVLPPPPPPPGLPLKLVSNQTEGTLPESDINNPSGTKEIPMVPPPPPPPRQQPPVPRPGLIPTLQPDVLSPGISRFPPPPPPPPGLPSQAAPPGIMVPLIPRPPFGPPPMMRPPLPPGAVPTLQEDDYAAIRPPMPQKPSYVKSAASTVVKRPLAQHTPELTAMVPASVRVRREIAAPKAKPKPSVSTISAVPGQAAPSVVKPELVNPSAAAARPQSIDDSYMAFLEDMKALGALDS
- the LOC100255214 gene encoding HIPL1 protein isoform X1; the encoded protein is MMGGVLTITLLFCTLLLLLDPSLSHPLCTDSRAPFTLKTPLNFCPYNGSVCCNSTEDLQLRKQFQAMNISHQGCASLLKSILCARCDQFSAQLFRGDSISQPVPVLCNSTFPLNTSQSSSALNGFCSEVWDTCQNVSILNSPFATSLQGQSGVTAGSNFTKLIELWQSKTDFCNAFGGASINGSLCFDGGPVVLNNTGTPTPPNGLCLEKIGNGSYINMVAHPDGSNRAFFSDQPGKIWLATIPKEGAGGELELDEANPFLDLTDEVHFDAEFGMMGMAFHPNFVQNGRFFASFNCDKIKWPRCSGRCSCNSEANCDPSKLQPDNNASPCQYHSIIAEFTTNGTALQASLATVAKPSEVRRIFTMGLPFTSHHGGQILFGPDGYLYFMMGDGGGSGDPYNFAQNKKSVLGKIMRLDIDIISSAAEISNLSLWGNYSIPKDNPFTEDEGLLPEIWAMGLRNPWRCSFDSERPSYFMCADAGQDEYEEVDIITKDGNYGWRVYEGPNLYTPRESPGGNTSANSINAIFPVMGYYHDVNVNEGSASITGGYFYRSMTDPCMYGRYLFGDLYAHAIWAGTESPENSGNFTMSQIPFSCAHDSPIQCSSVPGSSLPALGYIFSFGEDNNKDIFLLTSSGVYRVVRPSRCNYTCSKENATATASPSPAPSSPSSQVSWLNHPYKIFLLLFPSLSFLVLFSA
- the LOC100255214 gene encoding HIPL1 protein isoform X2, which codes for MNISHQGCASLLKSILCARCDQFSAQLFRGDSISQPVPVLCNSTFPLNTSQSSSALNGFCSEVWDTCQNVSILNSPFATSLQGQSGVTAGSNFTKLIELWQSKTDFCNAFGGASINGSLCFDGGPVVLNNTGTPTPPNGLCLEKIGNGSYINMVAHPDGSNRAFFSDQPGKIWLATIPKEGAGGELELDEANPFLDLTDEVHFDAEFGMMGMAFHPNFVQNGRFFASFNCDKIKWPRCSGRCSCNSEANCDPSKLQPDNNASPCQYHSIIAEFTTNGTALQASLATVAKPSEVRRIFTMGLPFTSHHGGQILFGPDGYLYFMMGDGGGSGDPYNFAQNKKSVLGKIMRLDIDIISSAAEISNLSLWGNYSIPKDNPFTEDEGLLPEIWAMGLRNPWRCSFDSERPSYFMCADAGQDEYEEVDIITKDGNYGWRVYEGPNLYTPRESPGGNTSANSINAIFPVMGYYHDVNVNEGSASITGGYFYRSMTDPCMYGRYLFGDLYAHAIWAGTESPENSGNFTMSQIPFSCAHDSPIQCSSVPGSSLPALGYIFSFGEDNNKDIFLLTSSGVYRVVRPSRCNYTCSKENATATASPSPAPSSPSSQVSWLNHPYKIFLLLFPSLSFLVLFSA